The following are encoded together in the Panicum virgatum strain AP13 chromosome 6K, P.virgatum_v5, whole genome shotgun sequence genome:
- the LOC120712340 gene encoding uncharacterized protein LOC120712340: MGTYMDRVKYRFSSKRFHKVIHSLSEDQKGFLEKYGLERFLGFQKFNVPMPFLEWVIGQVVVDLSEFKHRVKSFKFTRFMVQQILGIPSGDIPIHLHNAGSKPCDPRSQPNPIVMPGSKLSIRDAVTKLLGEHDEDSFIRLFMLVALSTIICPSTQNFVNLNYVPYLSDVSQINSYDWSSHAMGYIFAEVKKYQGFISSKDSGKIYVGSCLPLLAIAYFDFVDLSSNYANHHKISYELPRICNVSSEDFCFVANVDRNLSNPGRPSFGILEFRSLSSSPYFEASDNVESFQPAISLYSDEASVPHPPSLYCEATDNAESFQPAISLNSNQATVPHPSSPYRQATDDVDLFHPAICMNSGQAPVPHPETYSPFQIPPSIQDLIAKHCNCLKNDISSKIISNDEQAYSDFSDVFRPVFLIRLALLSAEIASDTVSASCVPDFHKDGNSEFVPVSTVYDPSPQTSARQTLQLSSTAQFDKSATPNIGPVFDPSPLPSATNNILVNDTFFIQKDVSTDSIDYSSDCVEQIFHSCYTPQVEQDDINSPSTHVFTHQTGYSEPIIDVSQTNLRGLLLF, from the exons ATGGGAACATACATGGATCGTGTCAAGTATCGCTTCTCTAGTAAGCGTTTCCATAAAGTGATTCATTCCCTTTCTGAAGATCAAAAAGGGTTCTTGGAGAAGTATGGTCTTGAAAGGTTTTTAGGTTTTCAGAAGTTCAATGTCCCCATGCCTTTCCTTGAATGGGTCATCGGCCAGGTTGTGGTCGATCTTTCTGAGTTCAAGCACAGAGTAAAGTCTTTCAAGTTCACAAGATTTATGGTCCAACAAATACTTGGAATACCTTCTGGAGACATTCCAATCCATCTTCATAATGCTGGTAGCAAACCATGTGATCCAAGGAGTCAGCCCAATCCTATTGTCATGCCTGGTAGCAAACTTTCTATTCGTGATGCTGTGACAAAACTTCTCGGCGAACATGATGAGGATTCTTTTATCAGATTGTTCATGCTTGTTGCCCTTTCAACTATCATTTGCCCTTCCACCCAGAACTTTGTGAATCTGAACTATGTTCCATATCTATCGGATGTCTCTCAAATTAATTCATATGACTGGTCCTCTCATGCCATGGGTTACATTTTCGCTGAGGTTAAGAAGTACCAGGGATTTATTTCTTCAAAAGACAGTGGTAAAATATATGTCGGATCTTGTTTGCCTCTACTTGCT ATTGCATACTTCGATTTTGTAGACTTAAGTAGCAATTATGCCAATCATCACAAGATCTCGTATGAGCTGCCAAGAATCTGTAATGTGTCATCAGAAGATTTCTGTTTTGTGGCTAATGTGGACAGGAATTTATCAAACCCTGGTCGTCCTTCTTTTGGCATTCTTGAG TTTCGTAGTTTAAGTTCTTCTCCATATTTCGAAGCTTCTGATAATGTTGAGTCTTTTCAACCTGCTATTTCTCTGTATTCCGATGAAGCTTCAGTCCCACATCCTCCTTCTCTATATTGTGAGGCTACTGACAATGCTGAGTCTTTCCAACCTGCAATCTCCCTGAACTCCAATCAAGCTACAGTCCCTCATCCTTCTTCTCCATATCGCCAAGCAACTGATGATGTTGATCTTTTTCATCCTGCAATCTGTATGAACTCTGGTCAAGCTCCAGTCCCACATCCTGAGACTTACAGCCCTTTCCAA ATCCCACCAAGTATTCAAGATTTAATAGCCAAGCATTGCAATTGCTTGAAAAATGATATTTCTTCTAAAATTATTAGCAATGATGAACAAGCTTATTCAGATTTCTCAGATGTCTTTCGTCCAGTTTTTCTCATTCGTTTGGCCCTTCTTTCTGCTGAGATAGCGTCTGATACTGTGTCAGCGAGCTGTGTTCCTGATTTTCACAAAGATGGTAATTCAGAATTCGTTCCAGTTAGTACAGTCTATGATCCCTCTCCTCAAACATCTGCGAGGCAGACTCTGCAACTTAGCAGCACTGCACAATTTGACAAAAGTGCTACTCCCAATATTGGTCCAGTGTTTGATCCTTCTCCCCTGCCATCTGCGACGAACAATATCTTGGTGAATGATACTTTTTTCATTCAGAAAGATGTCAGCACTGACAGCATTGACTACTCATCTGATTGTGTAGAGCAGATATTCCATTCATGTTATACTCCTCAAGTTGAGCAAGATGATATTAATTCTCCAAGCACACATGTATTCACTCATCAAACGGGCTATTCTGAACCAATTATTGATGTATCACAAACAAATTTGAGAGGTTTGCTATTATTCTGA
- the LOC120712341 gene encoding homeobox-leucine zipper protein HOX5-like → MDPGRVGVDSGGARRGGGGGAQMLLFGGGGSANSNGFIRGIPMAVLGMDDAARVGKRPFFTTHEELLEEEYYDEQAPEKKRRLTAEQVQLLERSFEEENKLEPERKTELARRLGMAPRQVAVWFQNRRARWKTKQLETDYDRLKAAYDALAADHQGLLADNDSLRAQVISLTEQLQGKDTSPSATITAQEVDQLDEHTAASGTEKLLVQLKHDHLSSGDCTGHGALSSEEEDGGVISDEVCSFDLPDALFAAAGVTHHGAEEAQLCSWNSWLWNN, encoded by the exons ATGGATCCGGGCCGCGTCGGCGTCGActcgggcggcgcacggcggggcggcggcggcggcgcgcagatgCTGCTcttcggcggcgggggcagcgcCAACAGCAACGGCTTCATCCGAG GTATTCCGATGGCGGTTCTCGGCATGGACGACGCGGCGCGCGTGGGCAAGCGGCCGTTCTTCACAACGCACGAGGAGCTCCTGGAGGAGGAGTACTACGACGAGCaggcgccggagaagaagcgCCGGCTGACGGCGGAGCAGGTGCAGCTCCTGGAGCGGAGCTTCGAGGAGGAGAACAAGCTGGAGCCGGAGCGCAAGACCGAGCTGGCGCGCCGGCTGGGGATGGCGCCCCGCCAGGTGGCCGTCTGGTTCCAGAACCGCCGCGCGCGCTGGAAGACCAAGCAGCTCGAGACCGACTACGACCGTCTCAAGGCTGCCTACGACGCGCTTGCCGCCGATCACCAGGGCCTACTCGCCGACAACGACAGCCTCAGGGCACAG GTAATCTCCCTGACGGAGCAGCTGCAAGGCAAGGATACATCCCCATCGGCGACCATCACTGCCCAAGAGGTTGACCAGCTGGACGAGCACACTGCGGCGTCAGGCACCGAGAAGCTGCTGGTGCAGCTGAAACACGACCACCTCAGCAGTGGCGACTGTACCGGCCACGGTGCCCTCTCGTCCGAGGAAGAGGACGGTGGCGTGATCAGCGACGAGGTATGCAGCTTCGACCTTCCAGATGCCTTGTTCGCCGCTGCTGGGGTCACCCACCACGGCGCAGAGGAAGCGCAGCTGTGCAGCTGGAACTCCTGGCTGTGGAACAACTGA